In Sulfuricurvum sp., the following are encoded in one genomic region:
- a CDS encoding flagellin: MKIEPSYNTLPQMNIDSSKRDKTLEKIASSVALEIQDSASRSIADSLQNDISMMSQGVMNANDGISMMQIADGTLNFLNDQTQTLNDLSVRYNSASLNESQKQALQSEFNHTVASMQQSISGSSYNGQSLFGSNQTFSLGESSITSSIPSLTPSSLSIVNQDSIQTYRDSLAQAGSDIGSTTNSLVTASNNLLDKMSATSAAKSQLSDTDIAKIISDFQQSNTKLNMAEIAMAHQHDALRQTIGKLLG, from the coding sequence ATGAAAATTGAACCATCTTACAATACCTTACCTCAGATGAATATCGACTCTTCCAAACGGGACAAAACATTAGAAAAAATTGCATCCTCTGTTGCACTAGAAATACAAGACAGTGCTTCTCGCTCCATTGCCGACAGCTTGCAAAATGATATTTCTATGATGTCTCAAGGGGTTATGAACGCTAATGATGGCATATCAATGATGCAGATTGCCGATGGAACACTCAATTTTTTAAATGACCAAACACAAACACTCAATGACCTAAGCGTCCGTTACAACAGTGCATCATTAAATGAATCGCAAAAACAAGCATTACAAAGTGAGTTTAACCATACTGTAGCATCGATGCAACAAAGCATTAGCGGTAGTAGCTATAATGGTCAATCTCTCTTTGGCAGTAACCAAACTTTTTCATTAGGGGAGAGTAGTATCACCTCATCTATCCCCTCACTTACTCCCTCTTCGCTTTCTATAGTTAATCAAGATTCCATTCAAACCTATCGTGACTCTTTAGCACAAGCGGGATCAGACATAGGGTCTACCACCAATAGTTTGGTTACTGCATCAAATAACCTACTTGACAAAATGAGTGCAACATCTGCTGCGAAAAGTCAACTATCTGATACCGATATTGCCAAAATAATCAGTGATTTTCAACAAAGCAATACCAAACTTAATATGGCAGAAATTGCGATGGCACATCAACATGATGCGCTTCGTCAAACAATTGGAAAATTATTAGGATAA
- the argS gene encoding arginine--tRNA ligase — MKQRVSALLRDKFNCDVVLEKPKDRSFGHFSTPIAFSLSKELRKSPMIIAEEIANSFADEEMFGAVESVKGYINFRLSESFLNEYASWALSHGEEFGCAEKKGTVLLEFVSANPTGPLHIGHARGAVYGDTLLRLGRHLGYDITAEYYVNDAGNQIDLLGVSLQLEGRSSLLGEEIEWPEKYYRGEYMSDLARDVFEQFGEEALRDESRQKELALWAKDKILALIVDDLAGVNVHFDTFVSEASLYGEWDRVMAKMGEGVYVDEGKTFIRSSEFGDDHDRVVVREDGRPTYLAGDIIYHNQKLERGYEHYINIWGADHHGYIARVKAAVTFLGYDSEKLEVQLSQMVSLLKDGEPFKMSKRAGTVIQMGDVVEEIGSDALRFMFASKKCDTALEFDIEELKRQDSSNPIYYIQYAHARIQTLISKSEIEMETIMGTSLVGLSGDADGLLFEALLLPEIIDDAYESRQVQKLPDYLKALAAKLHKFYYDTRVIGEADEAKLLKLLLVVALSLKTGLSLLGIQAKDRM, encoded by the coding sequence TTGAAGCAACGAGTCAGCGCGCTTTTGCGCGATAAATTTAATTGTGACGTTGTCTTGGAAAAGCCAAAAGATCGTTCTTTCGGCCATTTTTCTACCCCTATAGCATTTTCACTCTCCAAAGAACTTCGAAAATCCCCTATGATTATTGCTGAAGAGATTGCTAATTCATTTGCCGATGAGGAGATGTTTGGTGCGGTTGAATCGGTCAAAGGGTATATCAATTTTCGTCTCTCTGAGTCGTTTTTAAATGAGTATGCCTCGTGGGCACTCTCTCATGGTGAAGAGTTCGGATGTGCGGAGAAAAAAGGGACGGTTCTTCTCGAATTCGTGAGTGCTAATCCTACAGGACCACTCCATATTGGTCATGCTCGCGGTGCTGTGTATGGAGATACCCTTTTACGGCTCGGTCGCCATTTGGGGTACGATATTACCGCAGAGTATTATGTTAATGATGCGGGAAATCAAATCGATTTGTTGGGTGTATCGCTTCAGCTCGAAGGTCGAAGTTCTCTTTTAGGCGAAGAGATCGAGTGGCCGGAGAAATATTATCGCGGTGAGTATATGTCAGACCTTGCTCGCGATGTGTTTGAGCAGTTCGGTGAAGAGGCGTTGCGGGATGAGAGTCGCCAAAAAGAGCTGGCGCTTTGGGCTAAAGATAAAATTTTAGCTCTCATTGTCGATGATCTCGCGGGGGTTAATGTCCATTTTGATACATTTGTCAGTGAGGCCTCATTGTATGGTGAGTGGGATCGTGTTATGGCAAAAATGGGAGAGGGTGTTTATGTGGATGAGGGGAAAACCTTTATTCGCTCATCTGAATTCGGAGATGACCATGACCGTGTTGTTGTCCGTGAAGATGGACGCCCAACCTATCTCGCTGGAGACATTATCTACCACAACCAAAAATTGGAGCGTGGATATGAACACTACATTAATATCTGGGGTGCCGATCATCACGGATATATCGCTCGCGTAAAAGCGGCGGTCACCTTTTTAGGATATGACTCTGAAAAGCTAGAAGTACAGCTTTCTCAAATGGTCAGTCTTCTCAAAGACGGAGAACCGTTTAAAATGTCTAAACGGGCAGGTACGGTTATTCAAATGGGTGATGTGGTGGAAGAGATTGGATCAGATGCTTTGCGTTTTATGTTTGCGAGTAAAAAATGCGATACGGCATTAGAGTTTGATATCGAAGAGCTCAAACGTCAAGATAGCTCTAACCCAATCTATTACATTCAGTACGCGCATGCACGTATCCAAACCCTTATCTCTAAAAGTGAGATAGAGATGGAAACAATTATGGGTACTTCTTTGGTAGGATTGAGTGGTGATGCGGATGGATTGTTGTTTGAAGCGCTATTGCTCCCTGAGATTATCGATGATGCGTATGAGTCACGTCAAGTTCAAAAACTCCCCGATTATCTCAAAGCATTAGCGGCGAAACTCCATAAGTTTTATTATGATACCCGCGTTATCGGTGAAGCAGACGAAGCAAAGCTTCTTAAACTCCTCCTTGTCGTTGCACTATCGCTTAAAACAGGGCTCTCTCTCCTCGGCATCCAAGCCAAAGACCGGATGTAA
- the tatA gene encoding twin-arginine translocase TatA/TatE family subunit, whose product MGSFSTSHWLIVLAIVVLLFGAKKIPDLAKGLGQGIRNFKKEMKEEDTPATPEAPKQVDTVATTGVEAPKTHTQA is encoded by the coding sequence ATGGGTAGTTTTAGCACAAGTCATTGGTTAATAGTTCTTGCAATTGTAGTTTTATTGTTCGGGGCAAAAAAAATACCGGATTTAGCAAAAGGTTTGGGTCAAGGGATTCGTAATTTCAAAAAAGAGATGAAAGAAGAAGATACACCTGCTACTCCTGAAGCTCCAAAACAAGTGGACACAGTAGCTACTACTGGTGTTGAAGCTCCTAAAACACATACACAAGCGTAA